AACTAGAACGTAATAATTTAAACCCTCAGAATTAAAATTTAGATTGGAGAGTTATTTAGACTTATTCAAGAAAACAAAATACTCTTATACTTAAATATCTAAAATTTAGATAAGTGATAAGTTTCTTAATTATTAAATTTTTAACAAAGTGCAAGAAAATTATATTTTCTGCTGGAATTAAAAAGAAATGATTTTAGTTATAAATTTAATTTATATCAAAGGAGTAAAAAGAAATTAGAAAAATATATATTTCTATAAATTACCAAATATTTAATAAAGATTTCCATAAATTTATCTGTCGAATAATTACTTATTTTCAATATAAAATAAGTAATTAATTTCTTGACAATAAAATGTATTTTATTTTTTAATGAATTTGATATTTTGGAAAATTCTAATTGGATTGGAAAAATGGGAAAAATTTTTAAAATAATTTTTTACAAAATTAACAGAAAAATTTCTAAAAATAATATTATCAATTTTGTTCCAAATTTTTTTGGAATTAGCTTTCTTCTTGTAATATTGTGGTTTTGGGGTATAAATAAAATTAATAGGAAGAAGATTGAAATTTTTGAACATGATCTTCTTAATCAAATAACAAATACAACACATTTAAATCAACATATTTATAATAAATGGCATCGTTGTGAATATTCTTCTTTTAGTAAGTTAGAAAAATGTATGAAAATAAAAGTACCCTTAAATTGGGAGGATAAAAATTCTGAAAAAATAGGTTTTTTTATTAAAAGATATGGCGAAGACAATCCTAAAAAAATTATTTTGATTTTGAGTGGGGGGCCTGGTGGTATTGGAAATTCATATCTTTCCTTAGCAAAAGAATTTTATGAACATGATAAATCGAGCCTAATTCTTATGCCTGATCATAGAGGGACGGGGTATTCAGAAAATTTGCATTGCCCAAATGACAAAAGGACATTAAGTATTCAGGATATTGATAATAATAAATTTGCATCCTGCTTTGACTATTTAAAAAGTAAGTGGCCTGATAAATTAAAACATTTTAATTCATATCAAGCAGGACAAGATATTCATGCATTAATTAATTTATATCCTAATGTACCTATTTATTTATATGCTTCAAGTTATGGAACAATATGGGCACAAAGAGTTTTAAATAAAAAAAATTTGAATATCAAAAAGGTATATTTAGAATCTCCATTTATAGCGGGGAAAAATAATTTCTTAGAAAGAAATTTAGAAGCAGCATTATTTAGTTTTTATGATAATTGTAAACAAGCAAAATA
This is a stretch of genomic DNA from Pigmentibacter ruber. It encodes these proteins:
- a CDS encoding alpha/beta fold hydrolase produces the protein MGKIFKIIFYKINRKISKNNIINFVPNFFGISFLLVILWFWGINKINRKKIEIFEHDLLNQITNTTHLNQHIYNKWHRCEYSSFSKLEKCMKIKVPLNWEDKNSEKIGFFIKRYGEDNPKKIILILSGGPGGIGNSYLSLAKEFYEHDKSSLILMPDHRGTGYSENLHCPNDKRTLSIQDIDNNKFASCFDYLKSKWPDKLKHFNSYQAGQDIHALINLYPNVPIYLYASSYGTIWAQRVLNKKNLNIKKVYLESPFIAGKNNFLERNLEAALFSFYDNCKQAKYCNDKIQVNNLNSLKKLFRDTANQKTCSAQFNQNTRELIAKNSLWLLQYNYTAPLFALLISGIKHCDEQLITNIFKYKSEINVTEIGNFKYSIYLHYNIFCNEIIGNFKNNNATIKEFGFIENYINKCQYVPFYSNESSEQSFKNLNMNTLIISGEADISSTKEFALELKEKFINEKVKFIGVKNLAHIPLAFRINYEDFFEEKYLGAERCRLNILFEFFNEKNDWPNLGCLSEIYPPIYSSDNALKYYESIFNNS